One Nevskiales bacterium DNA segment encodes these proteins:
- the pepP gene encoding Xaa-Pro aminopeptidase, which produces MVSELHWPSMSHAEFARRRRAVMERIGPQAVAIVPAAPQRLRNHDVHYPYRQDGDFRYLTGFPEPEAVAVLAPGRAGGEYILFCRDRDPEREIWDGRRAGQEGAQREYGADQALSIGRLDEVMPRLLDGRERVYHTLGQQSWLDQKLIGWLKSLRGQSRRGVHAPPEVISLDPVLHEMRLFKSESEIALMQQAASVSAAAHRRAMRTARPGVYEYQIAAEIHHEYERNGLTWAYGTIVGSGANACILHYVENSAVLKDGELLLIDAGGEWQGYCADITRSFPVNGRYSGPQKALYEVVLAAQLAAIEKCRVGQHWNAPHEAAVRVLTEGLVALGLLQGEVQALVEKEAYKRFYMHSTGHWLGMDVHDVGAYKIGGEWRRFEPGMVLTVEPGLYVTPAEDVDESYWNIGIRIEDDVLITAGEPRILTHEAPKQIADVEALMRSGPLPLDGGG; this is translated from the coding sequence ATGGTTTCCGAACTGCACTGGCCATCTATGTCGCATGCCGAGTTCGCCAGGCGCCGCCGCGCGGTGATGGAGCGTATCGGGCCGCAGGCCGTGGCCATCGTGCCGGCCGCGCCGCAGCGCCTGCGCAACCACGACGTGCACTACCCCTATCGCCAGGACGGCGATTTCCGCTATCTGACCGGCTTCCCCGAGCCCGAGGCGGTGGCGGTGTTGGCGCCGGGCCGCGCCGGGGGCGAGTACATTCTGTTCTGCCGCGACCGCGATCCCGAGCGCGAGATCTGGGACGGTCGCCGCGCCGGGCAGGAGGGCGCGCAGCGCGAGTACGGCGCCGACCAGGCCCTGTCCATCGGCCGGCTGGACGAGGTCATGCCCAGGCTGCTCGACGGTCGCGAGCGGGTGTATCACACCCTCGGCCAGCAGTCCTGGCTGGACCAGAAGCTGATCGGCTGGCTCAAGAGCCTGCGTGGGCAGAGCCGCCGCGGCGTGCACGCACCGCCCGAGGTGATATCACTCGACCCGGTCCTGCACGAGATGCGGCTGTTCAAGAGCGAGTCCGAGATCGCGCTGATGCAGCAGGCCGCCAGCGTTTCCGCCGCCGCGCACCGGCGCGCGATGCGCACGGCCCGGCCGGGCGTATACGAGTACCAGATCGCCGCCGAGATCCACCACGAGTACGAGCGTAACGGCCTGACCTGGGCCTACGGGACGATCGTCGGCAGTGGCGCCAACGCCTGCATCCTGCACTACGTCGAGAACAGCGCAGTGCTCAAGGACGGCGAACTGCTGCTGATCGACGCTGGCGGCGAGTGGCAGGGCTATTGCGCGGACATCACGCGCAGCTTCCCGGTCAACGGCCGCTACAGCGGCCCGCAGAAGGCGCTGTATGAAGTGGTGCTGGCGGCGCAGCTGGCCGCGATCGAGAAATGTCGCGTGGGTCAGCATTGGAACGCACCGCACGAGGCGGCGGTACGCGTGCTGACGGAAGGTCTGGTCGCACTCGGCCTGCTCCAGGGCGAGGTGCAAGCGCTGGTCGAGAAAGAGGCCTACAAGCGCTTCTACATGCACAGCACCGGCCACTGGCTGGGCATGGATGTGCACGACGTCGGCGCCTACAAGATCGGTGGCGAGTGGCGCCGCTTCGAGCCGGGCATGGTGCTGACCGTCGAGCCGGGCCTGTACGTCACGCCAGCCGAGGACGTGGACGAGTCTTACTGGAACATCGGCATCCGCATCGAGGACGATGTGCTGATCACGGCCGGCGAGCCGCGCATCCTGACGCACGAGGCGCCCAAGCAGATCGCCGACGTCGAAGCGCTGATGCGCTCCGGTCCCCTCCCCCTGGATGGGGGAGGGTGA
- a CDS encoding YecA family protein, which produces MTASAIDYFDLGRALRQLGLHLDAAEYHGVLCGMLCVQDSPPENLGLEAEPPPDAEGVPAARELLRALRRDSLAHLHDPESGFMPLLPEDDQSLPLRVDALAQWCQGFLYGLATRPALDLNQASPELREVVSDLIQISHAGVEGDGAQDTEADENAYLELVEYVRAGVQLVFLELRPAEQAPEAPGTLH; this is translated from the coding sequence GTGACCGCTTCCGCCATCGACTACTTCGACCTCGGCCGCGCGCTCCGGCAGCTGGGCCTGCACCTTGATGCGGCCGAGTACCACGGTGTGCTGTGCGGCATGCTCTGCGTACAGGACAGTCCGCCCGAGAACCTGGGGCTGGAGGCCGAGCCGCCGCCGGATGCAGAGGGTGTGCCTGCCGCGCGCGAACTGCTGCGCGCGCTACGGCGCGACAGCCTGGCGCACCTGCACGATCCCGAGAGCGGCTTCATGCCGCTGCTGCCGGAGGATGACCAGTCATTGCCCCTGCGCGTGGATGCGCTGGCGCAGTGGTGTCAGGGCTTCCTGTACGGACTGGCCACGCGCCCGGCGCTGGACCTGAACCAGGCCTCGCCTGAGCTGCGCGAGGTGGTCAGCGACCTGATCCAGATCAGCCATGCCGGCGTCGAAGGCGACGGCGCTCAGGATACGGAAGCCGACGAGAACGCCTACCTGGAGCTGGTCGAATACGTCCGCGCCGGCGTGCAGCTGGTGTTCCTGGAACTGCGACCTGCGGAACAGGCACCGGAGGCGCCTGGCACGTTACACTAG